The Pseudalkalibacillus hwajinpoensis DNA window CGATCAAGCATCACTTCTATTTTCTCCTGTTGAATGTACCGTCCAATCGATGCCACTTCAATATAAGGAAGTAAATGATCATCCTCTAATTCACTAAGCCACTCTTTTACTACTGTTCGATAGACGGATTGTTCGTCACTTTCTTTCCATTCATTTGTTTGATGTAACTTTTGTACGCAAAGGGAGAGAGCATAAGGATTTCCTGATGAGAAGTGCCAAGCCTTTTTCGTGAGCTCAGAATCAAGCGTTTGGAATGCAGCATCATATTGTCCAATCGTAAAATTTGTTAGCTCTATGGACTGAATGAACGGGTACCAGATTGAAGCCTTCCATGACGCATTGAGCGGCTTACGTCCACAAAAAATCAGGATACTTGATGCAGGTAGGGAAGGAAGGAACGATTGTCTAAACCATTCATCAAGCTTCTCAAAACGCTCATAAGAATCAATTGCCACCACAAATCGAATTCCTTTTTTTTCGAGTTGGTGAATGTGCATGTTGATCGCTTCAAGGGGGGGGACGTAAGGATTGGAGACTCCAATTTGCTCGAGCAACAATCTTAAGAAAGAACCCGGTTCTGCTCTTGAATACTGGGCATTAACTAGATAAAATTCGACACCTCTATTCAGGGCTTCCTTTTGATAATGAATAATCAATTCGCTTTTCCCAGTTCCGGGCTGTCCGTAAATGGATAAAATCCCACTCTTGCCTTCGTTAATCAAATGGGAAAAAATAGCAAGCTCTTTCTCTCTAGTAATGTTAAACGGAAAGGGTTTTCCATGGTCATCTTCGTCATAAACTGGAAGATCTGGAAGCATAATTTTATTTCACACTCCTATGCATAAAGTTGCATCCTATAGTATAAGTAGTATACTTTCGTATACTACCCCCTCAATCCTGCTTCTGATAAAATTAATTTATGAAATATTCAGAATTAACTAAATTAGGGAGGGGTATCAATGGAAGTCGGCAATAATGGTCCCGAAAAAGTGGAACAAACACCTCGAAAAACATCCAGTGGAATGGATGAAAATGTCGCAGGACTGTTGACCTATGTACTTGGATTTATTACAGGACTTATCTTTTTACTAATTGAAAAGGAAAACAAATTTGTTCGCTTTCACGCAATGCAGTCAATTGTGGTGTTCGGAGCACTTTTCGTTGCAAGTCTTGTATTGAATGTGATCCCGGTTATCGGAACAATCGTATCGGTGCTTATTTTACCGCCGCTCAGTCTGGTTGTCTGGATTGTGTTAATGGTAAAAGCGTATCAGGGGAAAATGTATAAGCTTCCTGTAGCCGGTGAGTTCTCTCTAAAACAGCTTGAAAAGATGAATAACTAAGAAACCGCATTTCCCTTTATAGGGAATGCGGTTTTTTTTACGACTGTTTTGTTGTTAACTCCTGATCAACAACTTGCTTTAAATAGTTCATCACATCTTTTTGAAGGTCGGGACGATTAAGTGCAAAGTCGATTGTTGCCTTAATGAATCCGAATTTATCACCTACATCGTAACGCTGACCTTCGAATTCATGTGCGAATACAGCCTGTTGCTCGTTAAGCACTTTAATCGCATCCGTTAGTTGAATTTCACCGCCAGCACCTTTAGGAAGGTTTTCAAGGATCGTGAAAATTTCAGGCGTTAAAATGTAACGACCTAAAATAGCGTAGTTAGAAGGAGCTTCTTCAAGGGACGGCTTCTCAACAAGTGATTTAATCGGAATAATGCCGTTATCAATTTGTTCCCCTTTAGGTGCAATGATGCCATATTTTGAAACTGCGTCATCTGCAACCTGTTGAACGCCGACAATGGAAGTGCGGTAACGGTTATAGCTATCCATTAACTGTCCAATACATGGTTGCTCCGATTTCACGACATCGTCTCCGAGTAGAACTGCGAAAGGTTCATTTCCGATAAAACGACTTGCGCAGTTAATCGCGTGGCCAAGTCCTTTTGGCTCTTTTTGACGGATGTAGTGAATGTTTGCAAGGTTAGAAATTTGCTGAACTTCTTTTAACATTTCGTCTTTTTGTTTCTTAATTAACGTTTCTTCAAGTTCATAGGATTTATCAAAATGATCCTCAATCGCTCGTTTTCCGCGACCGCTTACAATAATAATATCTTCAATACCAGCAGCGACAGCTTCTTCAACAATATATTGTATTGTTGGTTTGTCCACGATTGGTAACATTTCTTTAGGTTGGGCTTTAGTTGCTGGTAAGAACCTTGTTCCCAGACCAGCAGCCGGTATGATCGCTTTCCTAACTCTCATGTTGAATCCTCCCAGTAACTATATGATTTCAAACTTCATTTAAGTGCTTACTAATATTAACATATTCCCCGACTTTTTTCCTGCTTTATCACGGCTTGAGCACTGAGCAGGGACAGACTCCAAGAGGGAATTCCTTATACTCAGATTTTTCGACAGGAACGATTGGTTTCCTTCTTATTCTCACAAAGTATTCGTAAATTAATTAAATTATTGAGAACTTATTGTCTGACCTTCTTCCTGTAGCTCGTTTTTTGATGATTTCCCATGAAAACCCATTATGCATATGGTATGATAAGAAGGGATTTATTGGTGTTCGATTATTGTTAATGGGGGGATTTAAATGGCTGTTTTGGTAACAGGTGGAGCAGGATACATAGGGAGTCACACGTGTGTACAGTTACTAGATCACGGATCTGATATCGTAGTAGTGGACAATTTTTCAAATAGTAAAATGGAGTCGCTAGATCGTGTACGTGAGCTAACAGAAAGAGATTTTCCTTTCTATGAAGTTGATTTGCTCGATCGTGCTTCGCTTGAACGGGTTTTTGAAGAGAACCATATTGAAGCTGTTATCCATTTCGCAGGATTGAAAGCTGTTGGTGAATCCGTAGCAAAGCCACTTCATTATTATCACAACAACCTCACAGGGACCTTTGTACTTTGTGAAGTAATGGAAAAGTACAATGTTCGAAACATTGTGTTTAGCTCATCGGCTACTGTGTACGGTATGCCAGATGTGATGCCTATTACAGAAGAGGCGCCACTCAGCGCGACAAATCCTTATGGCCAGACGAAGCTCATGATTGAGCAGATCCTTCGTGATCTTCATGTGGCTGATTCGAACTGGAGTATTGCTTTATTGCGCTATTTTAATCCGATCGGTGCCCATGTAAGCGGGCGAATTGGAGAAGATCCTAACGGAATTCCGAATAACCTGATGCCGTTTATTAGTCAGGTTGCTGTTGGGAAGCTTGAACAGCTTAGCGTGTTTGGAGACGATTACGACACAGCTGATGGCACGGGAATCCGTGATTATATTCATGTGGTTGATCTTGCAAATGGTCATTTAAGAGCCCTTGAGCATGTTCTTGGTACAACTGGTGTCAACGCTTATAATCTCGGAACAGGAAATGGCTACAGTGTTCTTCAGATGGTCAAAGCGTTTGAAGAAGTGACTGGAAAAGAAGTAGCTTATTCCATCGCTCCACGTCGCCCTGGTGATATTGGGGAATGCTATGCCGATCCAACGAAAGCACGGAAAGAACTTGGATGGGTGGCAGAAAGAGGAATTGAAGAAATGTGCTGTGACACCTGGCGCTGGCAGTCGGGCAACCCTGATGGGTATAAACGGGAAGGGGGTCAGGTACGTACCTGACCCCCTCGAAAGACATTTGTCTTCGTGCAGAGGACAATCTGGTCTGCTTCCTTTATTGGAAGCAGACCTTTTGTGTTTAAGAATAGTGCTCTATATAATACTTGTAAAGTGAACAGAGATTTGAAAGACATTTATATAGGGAGGTATTCAGATGGTTGGTAGACGCTTTAAGCCCGGGAAAGCGGATCGACTTCTAGATCCAAAGCGAAGAGAAATCATTTCGCCAGAACAGGTCATGTCACTTCTAGATCTGCAAGCGACAGATCATGTGGCAGATTTAGGTGCTGGAAATGGGTATCTTACCCTGCCATTTGCAGGTGCAGTTGAGAAGGTTTATGCGGTTGACATTGAAAAACAAATGCTTGATCTTCTTCGTAAGCGTGCTTTAGAGCAAAGTGGAAATAACATTGACTATGTTGTGAGCGACCTTGAAAGTATTAACCTGCCCGATCAAGTCGCGGATAAAGCGATTGCAGCTTTTGTGCTTCATGAAGTGCCAGATCTTACCAAGGCATTTAAAGAGTTTAAACGGATCTTAAAACCAGGACAAATGTTCCTTTCACTTGAATGGGAAGCGATTGAGATGGACATGGGTCCGCCTTTACATGAACGGATTTCTTCTGAAGAGATGATGAGAATTTTTGAAGAGAACGGCTTGAAGCCAGAGGTGCATCATTTTCATGAAGCGGTATACGGAGTGTTAGCAAAAGTATAAATAAAAGGCCCTTTCTTTTTTGTATAAAAGAAAGGGTTTTTTCTATGCAACTGGTGGGGGTCAGAGAGGGGTCTGACCCCCATTAAGTAAATTTTTAGTAAATATTTACTTGACTGTCTTCACCTCGATATGTAAAAATTAAGACAATTATAAAAACATTCACTTTCAAATGATGCTAAAGCTGAAATATGTACTGATTATCAATCGAAGGTATTTTGATTGGAAGCAGACTAAGAGAATGAAAAAGGATGATGGCCATGGCAACGATTAAGGACATCGCACTAAAAGTGAAATGCTCTCCATCGACCGTTTCACGTGTCCTGAACTATGATGAAACCTTATCTGTCTCAGATGATACAAAGAAACGCATTTTCGAAGTAGCGGAAGAGCTTTCTTATAGTAAGAAAAGCGGTAAAAAGTCGCTAACTCCGAAAATAGCGGTTATCCATTGGTATACGGAAAAGGAAGAGCTAAACGATCTCTACTACATGTCGATTCGACTCGGGGTTGAGCAGCGCTGTCAGGAAGAACGACTTGACCTCGTGAAAATTTTTAAAGATAACTATGAGGATCTTGAGAAAGAAAATATTCAGGGCATGATTGCTGTTGGGAAATTCAGTAATGATGAAATTGCTTCGCTCACAAAGGTGACACCGAATATCGTTTTCGTCGATTATGACCCTGGTCAAGAGATGTATGATTCTGTTGTCGTTGATTTTGAAAAGGCGACTTATAAAGTGCTTGATTACTTTGTGAGTAGAGGGCACGAACGCATCGGCTATATTGGTGGAAGAGAGACTTTCCGTGATGCGAGCGCTGAGCTTCAGGATGAACGTGAGTCAACGTTTAAACTTTATATGGATGCACGCGGTGAAGCGGATGAAGCTTACGTTTATACCGGTTCCTTTACGGTTGATGATGGATATGCCCTTATGAACCAGGCGATTGATGAGTTTGGAGATGAACTTCCTACTGCTTTTTTCGTCGGAAATGACACAATGGCGATCGGCTGTCTTCGCGCTCTTCATGAACAAGGTATAACTATACCAGAGCGTGTGAGCTTAATTGGCGTAAATGATATTAGTGTATCAAAGTATGTGTACCCTGCTTTAAGTACGGTGAAAGTCTATACAGAATTAATGGGTGAGACGGCAGTTGGCCTTTTAATGGAGCGTATTTCAGGACGAAAGATCGCTAAGAAAGTGACGATGTCTACAAAGCTAAAGCTACGGAAAAGCAGCAAATAATTAAATGAGGTTGGGTGATTAATATGAAAGCGTTATTCGAACAATTTTCAAAAGTTTTTGGAGAGGGTGGAAGTCTCAGAAGCTTTTTCTCGCCAGGGCGTGTCAATCTGATTGGTGAACATACAGATTATAATGGCGGCCATGTTTTTCCATGCTCACTGAGTATTGGGACGTATGCTGTCGCTAGAAAAAGAGATGATTCTTTGCTTCGTTTTTACTCGATGAACTTTGCATCACAGGGCGTCATTGAAGTTGATGCGAAAAATCTGATCTATGAAGCAGCGCACGATTGGGCGAATTACCCTAAAGGGGTCGTGTCGATCTTTAAGCAACAGGGCTTTTCTGTAAGCGGATTTGACGTCCTTTATTTCGGAAATATCCCGAACGGTGCCGGTCTTTCTTCATCTGCTTCGATCGAACTTGCAACGTCTGTGTTACTAAATGAATTAAACGAGCTAAACGTCGACATGGTTGAGATGGTGAAAATGAACCAACGTGCAGAGAATGAATTCATTGGTGTGAACTGTGGGATCATGGATCAATTTGCGATTGGGATGGGGAAAGAAAATTCCGCTGTACTTCTTGATTGTAATACTCTCGATTACAGCTATAGTCCTGTTGAACTAAAAGATGCCTCGCTTGTTATTGCGAATACAAACAAACGAAGGGGGCTCGCGGACTCTAAGTACAATGAACGCCGGTCTGAGTGCGAGCGCGCACTTTCACAGCTGCAGGATCACCTCAGCATTCAATCGCTCGGTGATTTAACAATTGAAGCATTTGAAGCACATAAGCACATCATAACAAATGATGTTGATAAAAAGCGGGCAAAACATGCGGTTTATGAGAACGCTCGCACGATTGAAGCGGCAAAGCGTTTGAAGGCAAGAGATATTAATGCTTTTGGTCAGCTGATGAATGAGTCGCACATTTCTTTACGAGATGACTATGAAGTAACTGGCTTTGAGCTTGATGCGTTAGTTGAAGCTGCTTGGGCAGAAGATGGCGTGATAGGCTCACGTATGACCGGGGCGGGATTTGGTGGTTGCACAATTAGCATTGTCGAAAATTGTTACCTCGAAGCATTTCAAACAAACACAGCAAACACATATAAAAAGAAAACTGGATTATTACCTGAATTTTACGTGGTTGAAATAGGTGCTGGTGCAAGAGAAATAAATCACATAACTGAAGCACTGTAATTTTTAGAGGGGTGGAAAGAAACCATGACTGTCATCTATCACGAAATCGATCGTCTCCTCCGTTACGGGATAAAGAAAAAGCTCATCAGTGAATGGGACCTGGCGTACGCTCGAAATCAGCTTCTTGATGTACTCGAGTTAGATGAGTATCAAGGCGTGGAAAAGCATCCTGATATTCCAGAAAGTCCAGTTGAGATACTAGAAAACATCCTCGACTGGGCTTCCCGAAATGGGAGATTAGTAGAAAACACTGTTACATTTCGTGATTTACTCGATACGAAACTGATGGGCTGTTTAACAGAGCGACCTTCAGGTGTAGTGCATCAGTTCGAAAAGACGTATAAGGAAACAGGCCCAGAAGCTGCGACGGCAGAATTTTACCAGTTTTCAAAAGGTGTTCATTACATTCGCACCGATCGAATTGCGAAGAATGAAGACTGGCTAACCTCTACTGACTATGGCGATATGGAAATAACCATTAATCTTTCCAAGCCAGAGAAGGACCCAAAAGCGATTGCGGCAGCCAAAAAGGTAAAAGCAAGCGGTTACCCGGAATGCTTGCTTTGTAAAGAAAATGTCGGCTATGCGGGACGCGCCAATCATCCTGCAAGACGGAATCTTCGCCTTATTCCTGTGACGCTTGAAGCGCAAAAGTGGTATTTACAGTACTCTCCTTACGTTTACTACAACGAGCACGCGATCGTGTTATATGGGGAGCATGAGCCGATGAAAATCTCGCGTGGAACGTTTGACAGATTGCTTGAGTTTGTAATGAAGTTTCCACACTACTTTATCGGGTCGAATGCAGATCTACCAATTGTAGGTGGTTCGATTCTGAGTCATGATCATTTCCAGGGTGGCAAACACGATTTACCGATGGCGAAAGCAGAAATGGAGCGTTCTGTTTCACTTTCGACTTATTCTCATGTGAGAGCAGGAATTGTGAAATGGCCAATGTCTGTTCTCAGGTTGCAGGGTGAAAACAGAGAAGATCTAGCAGAATTAGCTGATGGCATTCTCCATTTCTGGAAGGGGTACAGTGACGAAGATGCTAACATTCGTTCGTTTACGGGTGATGAACCCCATAACACGATTACACCGATCGCACGGAGAAATGGGACATTATTTGAACTTGATCTTGTGTTTCGGAACAATCGTACGACAGAAGAGCATCCGATGGGGCTTTTTCATCCCCATGCAGAGGTTCATCATATTAAAAAAGAGAACATTGGTTTAATTGAAGTAATGGGGCTTGCGGTGCTACCGGGAAGACTACAAGAAGAGCTTCAGCTTCTAGGAGAATGTTTTCTCTCTGATGATCCGATTAGCTGCATTGAAAAGGATGATCGGATTAGGAAGCATGCAACATGGGCGGAAGGGCTTTTAGAAAAGTACACTGAGTTTACGGAAGTGAACGTCGCATCGCGTTTACGTGATGAAGTGGGGTTAGTATTCTCTGACATTCTAAGTCACGCAGGAGTTTTCAAGCGGGATCCTTCCGGCCAGGCGGCGTTTGATCGATTTACAGTTGCTCTGAACACGTACTTAACTGAAAAATAATCCTACTGGCCGGCATCTGGCTGGCTTCTTTAAGTAACCCACCAGCTCAGGAATGTAGGTCAATTAAGACGTTTAAGTGGGGGCAATTGTCCCTAAAGATCCAACGATCAGAGGAGGATGAAGCAACCACTCTGATCCTTAGTTTCACGCAATAGTATTGATACAGAAGGAGCTGATGATATGTATATTGACGTTGATTATTGCCCGGAGCAGTGGCCGAAAGAGCGATAGACGGAAGGTGTTCGACTGATGAAAGAGTTTGGTGTAAACGTTGTTCGGATTGCCGAGTTCGGCTGGCAGTTAATGGATCCTGAAGAAGGAAAGTATGATTTTTCGTTGTACGATGAAGCGATTGAGCTTTTGACGGCGAATGACATCAAGGTTGTTCTTGGGATCCCAACGGCAACGCCACCTGCGTGGATGGTTCAGAAGTACCCTGACATTTTGCCGGTTGATCCGAATGGGACGGTTATTTCTTTTGGAGCCAGACGGCATTATACGGTAAATAGTGACGTGTAGCGAGACTTCCTTCGTTTCTATAGTCCAGCTCACCATTTGAATGCGATGACGGATATCGTTACGAAGGAAAGCAACCTTGATAGGTATAAAGTGCTTGTTGTACCGGTTTATTTCCTGACTGATCAACGGTTAACGAGAAGATTTCGCGTTTTGCTAAGCAAGGCGGAACGGTGATTTTGTCCTATCGTTCCGGTGTGAAGGAACAGAATAATTTTGTTGTGGGAGATACCCTTCCTGGTGTTCTTCGAGAGCTTGCAGGAGTGGGAATTAACGAATATGAGTCGCTTCAACTTGGCCAATGCAATACGGTTGAAGGAGTTAGAGGTGCTGTTTCCGGTGTGAACTCAGTTGCTTCGACCTGGGACCTGGTGTGATCTCGTTGAACCAACGACAGCTGAAGTACTTGCTGAATAACGTAACTGCTTCTATGAAAAAACGGCGGCGGTTACGATGAATCAATTTGGTAAAGGAAACTTTTATTATATCGGTTCTGCGCTTGATAATGAACTAATGGATGCACTGTATTTGGATATATTTAAAGAAAAAGGTGTAGGCATTATGGCCTCTTCAGGCGATAACATTGAAGCAGTTACGCGTACTGGGGCTGATGAATCCGTTTTCTTGAGTGTTGTGAACCATTCAACTGAAGAAGCAGGTACATTGACGCTTCCGGAGGGAACGTGGGTCGATCCTGTATCACATAAGGAGTTTTCAGGGGAGATGCTTTTAGCTCCACTCGCAGCTCATGTGCTTCGTTCGAAGTAAGTAGTATTTTCCGGGAAATAACGAGGGGATTCGACCCTGATTTTACAAAATGGAGGGATAATGATGGCGATTTTGGTCACAGGAGGCGCCGGTTATATTGGGAGCCACACCGTTCTGTATTTACGCGAGATGGACGAAGAAGTAGTAGTATTGGATAATTTATCGAAAGGGCACGAACAGGCAGTGCTTGATGTTCCGTTTTACAAAGGGGACCTAACAGATGGCAAAGTGCTTGATCAAATTTTTGCGGATCATTCGATCGATTCTGTGGTTCATTTTGCGGCAAGTTCACTTGTAGGAGAGAGTGTTACGAATCCACTCGAATATTATCGGAATAATGTGGCGGGTTCGCAGGCATTTATGTCGAAGCTTGTGGAACATAATGTGAAGCACATCGTCTTTTCGTCGACAGCGGCAACATATGGTAATCCAGAACGGATACCAATCGAAGAAGATGACGTTACAAAACCGACGAATCCTTATGGAGAAACAAAGCTTGCCATCGAGAAAATGCTTCGCTGGTGTGATGATGCATACGGCTTTAAGTCAGTTTCACTTCGTTATTTTAACGCAGCTGGTGCAGATCCTGAGGGAAGGATTGGCGAAGACCACGATCCGGAATCTCATTTAATTCCGATCGTTCTCCAGGCTGCACTTGGTCAACGTGAGAAAGTGTCCATTTTTGGAAATGATTATGATACGAAGGACGGGACGTGTGTGCGTGATTACATCCATGTTCTTGATCTTGCGCAGGCTCATTACCTTGCACTGAAAAAGATGAAGGAAACGAATGAAAGTGGAATCTACAATCTTGGAAATGGAAAAGGGTTCACGGTGAAAGAAGTGATTGATACATGTAGAAGTGTGACTGGAAAAGAGATAAAGGCTGAAACTGCTCCTCGCAGAGCAGGAGATCCTGCTATTCTCATTGCATCATCAGCACATGCGATCAATGAGCTTGGTTGGAACCCCGTTTATCCGGAACTTTCCCAAATTGTTGAGCACGCCTGGAGATGGCATCAGAGTAATCCAGGAGGGTATGACGATTGAAAAAGGGGGTCAGACACGTGTCTGACCCCTTACTTTCTTCCAATAAGCCCCCGCGATGGCGAGTAGTGTTGAGAAGATAAAGCATTTGAAGAAAGTGCTAATGAAAGAGAACCCTATGAAAAGAGAAGGGATATCTGTGAAGCTCATCGTTTCTATCATGTCTCTTCCGTAAAACTCAAATCCAGTATTCGTCCCTGCTGTAAGTAATCCGATGAGAAACGCGTAAATAAAACCAAACAGCACCATTCGATGAAATTGAATGGGACCTTGCTGCTGGAGACGATATCCTGACCAGATAAAGAGAGTGATCGGAATCAGTAATCCGACTAACAAATACTTCAGGTTTCCTGGATCACTGAATGCCAGTGTAAACAAAGGGTCACTGGAATCTATTTTGAGGCCAGATAAAATCGAGTAAATGACCTGCATATTTTCACCGATTCCGTTCACTTCGATGGTTAGTGGAGAGAGGTTAAGGACGTTCCAGAGAAGCAAGCCACCCTGGACAGCGATAATGATGAAGACGCTAGCCGGCATGGTTTCATAGGTTAGCCAGGCCACTTCGGTGTCCGTTATATAGCGATAGAGCAGAAAAACCGTGATCACGATAGAGGTTGAGATTCCAATAAGGATTGTTCGTAATCCTTCTTTAAGTGGGGAGGACGTAAGTGATTTCATAGTCCCGCTGCCAAATAAAATTCCCATAAAGGAAAAGATCGTTCCGATTAAAAATCCGACAAGTAGTGCTCTAAAAAAAGGATAACTATTTTCAATCGCTAAACTTGCTGTCATCAGTTCTTCTTTTACCGATCCATCGAATGAAAAACCTGCAAATAGCGCAATAATGGCTGTTAGGCCACCGTAAATGACTCCGATCAAGAGGGAGGATATCCAATATTGCTGTGTATCAAGATCATTTCTTCTACCGTAGAAATAGCCCGTCACCAGCAGGGCGGCGATTGGAAGGAGTAAAAGGATCAGTGCTCCTGACTGT harbors:
- a CDS encoding LacI family DNA-binding transcriptional regulator, which codes for MATIKDIALKVKCSPSTVSRVLNYDETLSVSDDTKKRIFEVAEELSYSKKSGKKSLTPKIAVIHWYTEKEELNDLYYMSIRLGVEQRCQEERLDLVKIFKDNYEDLEKENIQGMIAVGKFSNDEIASLTKVTPNIVFVDYDPGQEMYDSVVVDFEKATYKVLDYFVSRGHERIGYIGGRETFRDASAELQDERESTFKLYMDARGEADEAYVYTGSFTVDDGYALMNQAIDEFGDELPTAFFVGNDTMAIGCLRALHEQGITIPERVSLIGVNDISVSKYVYPALSTVKVYTELMGETAVGLLMERISGRKIAKKVTMSTKLKLRKSSK
- the galT gene encoding UDP-glucose--hexose-1-phosphate uridylyltransferase — encoded protein: MTVIYHEIDRLLRYGIKKKLISEWDLAYARNQLLDVLELDEYQGVEKHPDIPESPVEILENILDWASRNGRLVENTVTFRDLLDTKLMGCLTERPSGVVHQFEKTYKETGPEAATAEFYQFSKGVHYIRTDRIAKNEDWLTSTDYGDMEITINLSKPEKDPKAIAAAKKVKASGYPECLLCKENVGYAGRANHPARRNLRLIPVTLEAQKWYLQYSPYVYYNEHAIVLYGEHEPMKISRGTFDRLLEFVMKFPHYFIGSNADLPIVGGSILSHDHFQGGKHDLPMAKAEMERSVSLSTYSHVRAGIVKWPMSVLRLQGENREDLAELADGILHFWKGYSDEDANIRSFTGDEPHNTITPIARRNGTLFELDLVFRNNRTTEEHPMGLFHPHAEVHHIKKENIGLIEVMGLAVLPGRLQEELQLLGECFLSDDPISCIEKDDRIRKHATWAEGLLEKYTEFTEVNVASRLRDEVGLVFSDILSHAGVFKRDPSGQAAFDRFTVALNTYLTEK
- a CDS encoding galactokinase; translated protein: MKALFEQFSKVFGEGGSLRSFFSPGRVNLIGEHTDYNGGHVFPCSLSIGTYAVARKRDDSLLRFYSMNFASQGVIEVDAKNLIYEAAHDWANYPKGVVSIFKQQGFSVSGFDVLYFGNIPNGAGLSSSASIELATSVLLNELNELNVDMVEMVKMNQRAENEFIGVNCGIMDQFAIGMGKENSAVLLDCNTLDYSYSPVELKDASLVIANTNKRRGLADSKYNERRSECERALSQLQDHLSIQSLGDLTIEAFEAHKHIITNDVDKKRAKHAVYENARTIEAAKRLKARDINAFGQLMNESHISLRDDYEVTGFELDALVEAAWAEDGVIGSRMTGAGFGGCTISIVENCYLEAFQTNTANTYKKKTGLLPEFYVVEIGAGAREINHITEAL
- a CDS encoding zinc ribbon domain-containing protein, with protein sequence MYCRTCGNEVPFGDNYCPFDGTFQQHDQQPHVTTEITPKFCSDCGTSNTGEHLYCIQCGTFQLTFIPFRYERVKEAADPTKTLPDLNRINKRMAILCAFLAFLMVGIASLLFAEGFQEQAVAFQETFEENTGLAPDDVVNSFYFDYSGESSVIPTDPFIGMTDYWMSAHLLNSKLSFDLQAGPETFTGGVHIQSGALILLLLPIAALLVTGYFYGRRNDLDTQQYWISSLLIGVIYGGLTAIIALFAGFSFDGSVKEELMTASLAIENSYPFFRALLVGFLIGTIFSFMGILFGSGTMKSLTSSPLKEGLRTILIGISTSIVITVFLLYRYITDTEVAWLTYETMPASVFIIIAVQGGLLLWNVLNLSPLTIEVNGIGENMQVIYSILSGLKIDSSDPLFTLAFSDPGNLKYLLVGLLIPITLFIWSGYRLQQQGPIQFHRMVLFGFIYAFLIGLLTAGTNTGFEFYGRDMIETMSFTDIPSLFIGFSFISTFFKCFIFSTLLAIAGAYWKKVRGQTRV
- the galE gene encoding UDP-glucose 4-epimerase GalE — encoded protein: MAVLVTGGAGYIGSHTCVQLLDHGSDIVVVDNFSNSKMESLDRVRELTERDFPFYEVDLLDRASLERVFEENHIEAVIHFAGLKAVGESVAKPLHYYHNNLTGTFVLCEVMEKYNVRNIVFSSSATVYGMPDVMPITEEAPLSATNPYGQTKLMIEQILRDLHVADSNWSIALLRYFNPIGAHVSGRIGEDPNGIPNNLMPFISQVAVGKLEQLSVFGDDYDTADGTGIRDYIHVVDLANGHLRALEHVLGTTGVNAYNLGTGNGYSVLQMVKAFEEVTGKEVAYSIAPRRPGDIGECYADPTKARKELGWVAERGIEEMCCDTWRWQSGNPDGYKREGGQVRT
- a CDS encoding class I SAM-dependent methyltransferase, with amino-acid sequence MVGRRFKPGKADRLLDPKRREIISPEQVMSLLDLQATDHVADLGAGNGYLTLPFAGAVEKVYAVDIEKQMLDLLRKRALEQSGNNIDYVVSDLESINLPDQVADKAIAAFVLHEVPDLTKAFKEFKRILKPGQMFLSLEWEAIEMDMGPPLHERISSEEMMRIFEENGLKPEVHHFHEAVYGVLAKV
- a CDS encoding DUF4870 domain-containing protein, whose product is MEVGNNGPEKVEQTPRKTSSGMDENVAGLLTYVLGFITGLIFLLIEKENKFVRFHAMQSIVVFGALFVASLVLNVIPVIGTIVSVLILPPLSLVVWIVLMVKAYQGKMYKLPVAGEFSLKQLEKMNN
- the galU gene encoding UTP--glucose-1-phosphate uridylyltransferase GalU; protein product: MRVRKAIIPAAGLGTRFLPATKAQPKEMLPIVDKPTIQYIVEEAVAAGIEDIIIVSGRGKRAIEDHFDKSYELEETLIKKQKDEMLKEVQQISNLANIHYIRQKEPKGLGHAINCASRFIGNEPFAVLLGDDVVKSEQPCIGQLMDSYNRYRTSIVGVQQVADDAVSKYGIIAPKGEQIDNGIIPIKSLVEKPSLEEAPSNYAILGRYILTPEIFTILENLPKGAGGEIQLTDAIKVLNEQQAVFAHEFEGQRYDVGDKFGFIKATIDFALNRPDLQKDVMNYLKQVVDQELTTKQS
- a CDS encoding beta-galactosidase, whose translation is MKEFGVNVVRIAEFGWQLMDPEEGKYDFSLYDEAIELLTANDIKVVLGIPTATPPAWMVQKYPDILPVDPNGTVISFGARRHYTVNSDV
- the galE gene encoding UDP-glucose 4-epimerase GalE, translating into MAILVTGGAGYIGSHTVLYLREMDEEVVVLDNLSKGHEQAVLDVPFYKGDLTDGKVLDQIFADHSIDSVVHFAASSLVGESVTNPLEYYRNNVAGSQAFMSKLVEHNVKHIVFSSTAATYGNPERIPIEEDDVTKPTNPYGETKLAIEKMLRWCDDAYGFKSVSLRYFNAAGADPEGRIGEDHDPESHLIPIVLQAALGQREKVSIFGNDYDTKDGTCVRDYIHVLDLAQAHYLALKKMKETNESGIYNLGNGKGFTVKEVIDTCRSVTGKEIKAETAPRRAGDPAILIASSAHAINELGWNPVYPELSQIVEHAWRWHQSNPGGYDD